From the genome of Neomonachus schauinslandi chromosome 5, ASM220157v2, whole genome shotgun sequence, one region includes:
- the ASB13 gene encoding ankyrin repeat and SOCS box protein 13 isoform X1 gives MEPRGADGCFLGDVGFWVERTPVHEAAQRGETLQLQQLIESGACVNQVTVDSITPLHAASLQGQARCVQLLLAAGAQVDARNIDGSTPLCDACASGSIECVKLLLSYGAKVNPPLYTASPLHEACMSGSSECVRLLIDVGANLEAHDCHFGTPLHVACAREHLDCVKVLLNAGANVNAAKLHETALHHAAKVKNVDLIEMLVAFGGNIYARDNRGKKPSDYVWNSSAPAKCLEFYEKTPLTLSQLCRVSLRRATGVRGLEKITKLNIPPRLIDYLSYN, from the exons GTTTCTGGGTGGAGCGCACCCCCGTACACGAGGCGGCCCAGCGCGGCGAGACCCTGCAGCTGCAGCAGCTGATTGAGAGCGGCGCGTGCGTCAACCAGGTCACGGTGGACTCCATCACGCCCCTGCACGCAGCCAGCCTGCAGGGCCAGGCGCGGTGTGTGCAGCTGCTGCTGGCTGCGGGGGCCCAG GTGGATGCCCGCAACATCGACGGCAGCACGCCCCTGTGTGATGCCTGTGCCTCAGGCAGCATCGAGTGCGTGAAGCTCCTCCTGTCCTACGGGGCCAAGGTCAACCCGCCCCTGTACACAGCATCCCCGCTGCACGAGGCCTGCATGAGCG GAAGTTCTGAATGTGTGAGGCTGCTTATCGACGTTGGGGCCAACCTGGAAGCGCATGACTGCCATTTTGGGACCCCTCTTCATGTTGCCTGTGCCCGGGAGCATCTGGACTGCGTCAAAGTGCTGCTTAATGCAG GGGCCAATGTGAATGCAGCAAAGCTTCACGAGACTGCCCTGCATCACGCAGCCAAGGTGAAGAATGTTGACCTCATCGAGATGCTCGTTGCGTTTGGAGGCAACATCTACGCACGGGACAACCGGGGAAAGAAGCCATCCGACTACGTGTGGAACAGCAGTGCACCTGCCAAGTGCCTGGAGTTCTACGAAA AAACACCTCTGACCCTGTCGCAGCTCTGCAGGGTGAGCTTGAGGAGGGCCACTGGCGTCAGAGGACTGGAGAAAATCACCAAGTTGAACATCCCTCCCCGGCTCATCGATTACCTTTCCTACAACTGA
- the ASB13 gene encoding ankyrin repeat and SOCS box protein 13 isoform X2, producing the protein MEPRGADGCFLGDVGFWVERTPVHEAAQRGETLQLQQLIESGACVNQVTVDSITPLHAASLQGQARCVQLLLAAGAQVDARNIDGSTPLCDACASGSIECVKLLLSYGAKVNPPLYTASPLHEACMSGSSECVRLLIDVGANLEAHDCHFGTPLHVACAREHLDCVKVLLNAGLQLPQQQRVPASPPDLQSVSRPGQRSQEHRGQCECSKASRDCPASRSQGEEC; encoded by the exons GTTTCTGGGTGGAGCGCACCCCCGTACACGAGGCGGCCCAGCGCGGCGAGACCCTGCAGCTGCAGCAGCTGATTGAGAGCGGCGCGTGCGTCAACCAGGTCACGGTGGACTCCATCACGCCCCTGCACGCAGCCAGCCTGCAGGGCCAGGCGCGGTGTGTGCAGCTGCTGCTGGCTGCGGGGGCCCAG GTGGATGCCCGCAACATCGACGGCAGCACGCCCCTGTGTGATGCCTGTGCCTCAGGCAGCATCGAGTGCGTGAAGCTCCTCCTGTCCTACGGGGCCAAGGTCAACCCGCCCCTGTACACAGCATCCCCGCTGCACGAGGCCTGCATGAGCG GAAGTTCTGAATGTGTGAGGCTGCTTATCGACGTTGGGGCCAACCTGGAAGCGCATGACTGCCATTTTGGGACCCCTCTTCATGTTGCCTGTGCCCGGGAGCATCTGGACTGCGTCAAAGTGCTGCTTAATGCAG GTCTGCAGTTGCCCCAGCAGCAGCGTGTACCAGCGTCCCCTCCTGATCTCCAGTCTGTGTCACGCCCAGGCCAAAGGAGCCAAGAGCACAG GGGCCAATGTGAATGCAGCAAAGCTTCACGAGACTGCCCTGCATCACGCAGCCAAGGTGAAGAATGTTGA